One Brevibacillus choshinensis genomic window carries:
- the glsA gene encoding glutaminase A gives MNLELATQQLKRLRDDAQTCTGNGKVASYIPELAKEDPCQLGVSICLPDGTILSAGEADKPFTLQSISKIFSLIVALCQNGQQYVFERVGKEPTGDPFNSIIKLETIKPHKPLNPMINAGAIAVAGMIRGKNVQARLDCILDMLRKMTGNPEIQVNHAVYCSEKKTADRNRALAWFLKDSGVLTGDVEETLDLYFQHCSIEVTAKEVARLGMVLAADGIDVYTGDRVFPAEVARICKTFMVTCGMYNASGEFAIDVGIPAKSGVAGGIMATVPQRMGIGVFGPALDEKGNSVSGVNLLESLSKEWNLGIF, from the coding sequence ATGAACCTCGAGCTAGCAACTCAACAATTGAAAAGACTCCGTGATGATGCACAGACTTGCACGGGGAACGGGAAGGTCGCCTCTTATATCCCAGAATTGGCCAAGGAAGATCCTTGCCAGCTTGGGGTGAGCATCTGTTTGCCGGATGGAACGATCCTCTCTGCCGGAGAAGCCGACAAGCCTTTTACCCTGCAGAGCATCTCCAAGATCTTTTCGCTCATTGTCGCCCTCTGCCAGAACGGGCAGCAATACGTATTTGAGCGTGTAGGGAAGGAGCCGACAGGGGATCCTTTCAACTCGATTATCAAGCTGGAGACGATCAAGCCGCACAAGCCGCTGAATCCAATGATCAATGCAGGGGCAATCGCGGTTGCGGGTATGATTCGAGGGAAAAACGTGCAGGCGAGGCTGGATTGCATCCTGGACATGCTGCGCAAGATGACTGGGAATCCGGAAATTCAGGTAAACCATGCAGTCTATTGCTCCGAAAAGAAAACAGCCGATCGCAATCGGGCTCTTGCCTGGTTTTTGAAGGACAGCGGTGTTTTAACCGGAGATGTTGAGGAAACACTGGATTTATATTTCCAGCATTGCTCCATCGAGGTGACGGCCAAAGAAGTTGCGAGACTAGGGATGGTACTCGCGGCGGATGGCATAGACGTCTATACAGGGGATCGGGTGTTTCCGGCCGAAGTCGCACGTATCTGCAAGACCTTTATGGTGACATGCGGGATGTACAATGCGTCCGGAGAATTTGCGATTGACGTGGGCATCCCGGCAAAAAGCGGCGTGGCAGGAGGGATCATGGCGACCGTTCCACAAAGAATGGGCATTGGTGTTTTTGGACCTGCTCTGGATGAAAAAGGGAACTCTGTCTCTGGTGTGAACCTGCTGGAGTCGCTCTCAAAGGAATGGAATCTTGGTATCTTTTAG
- a CDS encoding ornithine--oxo-acid transaminase yields the protein MEQTKKVIDQTEKYGAHNYHPLPIVISKAEGVWVEDPEGNKYLDMLSAYSALNQGHRHPRIIKALKDQADKVTLTSRAFYNDQLGEFYEKLSALTGKEMILPMNTGAEAVETALKAVRRWAYDVKKVPENQAEIIVCEGNFHGRTVTITSFSSAEEYRRGFGPFTPGFKIIPYGDIEALKQAITPNTAAFMLEPIQGEAGIIIPPDGFLKQAYDICRENNVLLVSDEIQTGFGRTGKLFASDWEGVKPDMYIMGKALGGGVFPISAVAADKEILSVFEPGSHGSTFGGNPLGCAVAIAAMDVLADEKLVQRSLEMGAYFMEKLGEINNPLIAEIRGRGLFIGLELKTAARPYCEKLKELGLLCKETHETTIRFAPPLVISKEDLDWAIEKIKQVLHVTETANA from the coding sequence ATGGAACAAACCAAAAAAGTCATTGACCAAACGGAAAAATACGGTGCGCATAACTATCATCCGCTACCGATCGTTATCTCCAAAGCAGAAGGTGTATGGGTAGAAGATCCGGAAGGCAATAAATACTTGGATATGCTGAGCGCATACTCTGCTCTGAACCAAGGGCATCGCCACCCGCGCATCATCAAAGCACTGAAAGATCAAGCAGATAAAGTAACCCTCACTTCACGCGCGTTCTACAATGATCAACTGGGTGAATTTTACGAAAAGCTGTCCGCACTGACTGGCAAGGAAATGATCCTTCCGATGAATACGGGGGCAGAGGCTGTTGAGACTGCACTCAAAGCTGTTCGCCGCTGGGCATACGACGTGAAGAAAGTGCCTGAGAATCAAGCGGAAATCATCGTTTGCGAAGGCAACTTCCACGGTCGCACAGTGACCATCACTTCTTTCTCCTCCGCTGAAGAGTACAGACGCGGATTCGGTCCTTTCACGCCAGGCTTCAAGATCATCCCTTACGGCGATATCGAAGCTCTGAAACAAGCGATCACACCGAATACGGCTGCATTCATGCTGGAGCCGATCCAAGGGGAAGCGGGAATCATCATTCCTCCAGACGGCTTCCTGAAACAAGCGTATGACATTTGCAGGGAAAACAACGTCCTCCTGGTAAGCGATGAAATCCAGACTGGCTTCGGTCGTACCGGCAAACTGTTCGCGAGTGACTGGGAAGGTGTAAAACCGGATATGTACATCATGGGGAAAGCCCTCGGTGGAGGCGTATTCCCAATCTCTGCAGTCGCGGCTGACAAGGAAATTCTGAGTGTATTTGAACCAGGTTCCCATGGCTCCACTTTTGGAGGCAACCCGCTCGGATGTGCAGTCGCAATCGCAGCGATGGATGTACTGGCAGACGAGAAGCTGGTGCAGCGTTCCCTGGAAATGGGCGCGTACTTCATGGAGAAGCTGGGAGAAATCAACAACCCACTGATCGCTGAAATTCGCGGACGCGGCCTGTTCATCGGCCTCGAACTGAAAACAGCAGCACGTCCGTACTGCGAAAAACTGAAAGAACTGGGCTTACTCTGCAAAGAAACACATGAAACAACCATCCGCTTTGCTCCGCCGCTCGTCATTTCCAAAGAGGATCTGGATTGGGCCATCGAAAAAATCAAGCAAGTTCTGCATGTGACCGAAACAGCAAACGCTTAA
- a CDS encoding amino acid permease: MTTHNDQQNELKRSMNSRHLFMISLGGVIGTGLFLGSGYTISQAGPIGTILSFLVGGFIMYLTMLCLGELTVAMPVSGSFQTYMTRFVSPSLGFGVGWLYWLGWAVTVALELTSSGLLMQRWFPDSPVWMWCAIFGAALFLLNALSARAFGETEFWFSSIKVSAIILFIILGGAAMFGLIDLKNGQPAPMFSNFSSASWLPHGITGLLMTMITVNFSFQGTELIGIAAGESKEPEKTIPKSIRNTVWRTLVFFVLAIFILAGMIPFEQAGVVESPFVVVFDSIGIPYAADIMNFVVLTALLSVANSGLYAATRMLFALSKEGMASEKLASVNKKGIPMNALLITFAVALLSLLSGFFAEDTVFMVLLSIAGLGAQVGWISISASQLAFRRHYLKNGGKLEDLKFRTPLYPIVPVLSLILNLTVLVSLAFDPEQRIALYCGVPFMIICIIVYQLHFKKKLEPLKKNAA, encoded by the coding sequence ATGACAACACACAACGATCAACAAAATGAACTCAAACGCAGTATGAATAGCAGGCATCTCTTCATGATTTCGCTTGGCGGTGTGATTGGAACGGGGTTGTTCCTCGGATCCGGATACACGATCAGCCAAGCAGGCCCGATCGGAACGATCCTCTCCTTCCTGGTCGGCGGCTTCATTATGTACCTGACCATGCTTTGTCTGGGTGAGCTTACGGTTGCCATGCCTGTATCGGGTTCCTTCCAGACTTACATGACCCGCTTCGTCAGTCCTTCTCTCGGCTTTGGCGTCGGTTGGCTTTACTGGTTAGGCTGGGCTGTCACGGTTGCTCTGGAGCTCACGTCTTCCGGTCTCTTGATGCAGCGCTGGTTCCCTGATTCACCTGTCTGGATGTGGTGTGCCATTTTTGGCGCTGCGTTGTTCCTCCTCAATGCGTTATCGGCACGTGCTTTTGGTGAGACAGAGTTTTGGTTTTCCAGCATTAAGGTAAGCGCTATCATCCTGTTCATCATTTTGGGTGGTGCGGCAATGTTTGGCCTGATCGATTTGAAAAATGGTCAGCCAGCTCCAATGTTCTCCAACTTTTCAAGCGCTTCATGGCTTCCACATGGGATTACGGGACTTTTGATGACTATGATCACGGTAAACTTCTCGTTCCAAGGAACGGAGCTGATCGGGATCGCCGCCGGAGAAAGCAAGGAACCGGAAAAAACCATTCCGAAGTCCATTCGCAATACCGTTTGGCGCACACTCGTTTTCTTCGTACTCGCGATCTTTATCCTGGCTGGCATGATTCCATTCGAGCAAGCCGGAGTAGTGGAAAGCCCATTTGTGGTCGTATTTGACAGCATCGGTATCCCCTACGCTGCTGATATCATGAACTTCGTTGTGTTGACGGCGCTGCTGTCCGTTGCCAACTCTGGCTTGTACGCTGCTACACGTATGCTGTTCGCCTTGTCCAAAGAAGGCATGGCCTCTGAAAAGCTGGCTTCCGTCAACAAAAAAGGCATCCCGATGAACGCCCTGCTGATCACGTTTGCGGTTGCACTGCTGTCCCTTCTGTCCGGTTTCTTCGCGGAAGATACCGTGTTCATGGTTCTGCTGTCCATTGCAGGTCTGGGTGCGCAGGTAGGTTGGATTTCGATTTCTGCATCCCAGCTCGCGTTTCGCCGCCACTATTTGAAAAATGGCGGCAAGCTGGAGGATCTGAAGTTCCGCACACCACTTTACCCGATTGTTCCTGTGCTTTCCTTGATCTTGAATTTGACGGTTCTGGTCAGCCTCGCATTTGACCCTGAACAGCGCATCGCCCTCTATTGCGGTGTGCCATTCATGATCATTTGCATCATCGTGTACCAGCTTCACTTCAAAAAAAAGCTGGAGCCGCTTAAAAAGAATGCTGCTTGA
- a CDS encoding sodium-dependent transporter, producing MKQTEQWTSRLGFILAAAGSAIGLGAIWKFPYIVGTSGGGAFFLLFLIFTVVIGLPLLLGEFTIGRSTQKEAISAYKAVAPGTLWHWIGRLGVVTCFLLLSFYSVVGGWILTYLVKGLMGQITGPAYDQLFGTVISNPTGAVFAQLIFMLITSWVVARGVQSGIESANKYMMPALFILFLILMFRSLTLDGAMAGISFFLSPDFSKLSSQTILYALGQSFFSLSVGVSVMVTYSSYLAKNESLVRSAGSIVGLNLLVSLFAGLAIFPAVFSLGVEPTAGPGLLFIVLPSVFEKIALGSLFLWIFLALFLFATLTSAFSMLEIIVASLAKGEEKKRKYLSWLIGLFIFIVGIPSALSFGVWSEFTIFGKSIFDAMDFLVSNILMPLGALLIAVFVPLKMKRETLLHELNASTSAGRKLFVLWLVLLKYVAPLAILFVFLNLLGIL from the coding sequence ATGAAACAGACAGAGCAGTGGACGAGCAGGCTCGGGTTCATCCTGGCAGCAGCAGGGTCCGCGATTGGTCTGGGAGCAATTTGGAAGTTTCCGTATATCGTAGGAACCAGCGGGGGTGGCGCCTTTTTTCTTTTGTTCCTGATCTTCACGGTGGTGATTGGGCTTCCGCTGTTGCTCGGGGAGTTTACCATTGGGCGCAGCACACAAAAGGAGGCCATCAGCGCGTACAAGGCAGTTGCTCCCGGAACACTGTGGCATTGGATTGGGCGCCTCGGCGTCGTTACGTGTTTTCTCTTGCTGTCGTTCTACAGTGTGGTAGGAGGCTGGATCCTCACTTATTTGGTGAAAGGGCTCATGGGTCAGATCACGGGACCCGCTTATGATCAGCTGTTTGGAACGGTCATCAGCAATCCGACTGGTGCGGTTTTTGCTCAGCTCATCTTTATGCTGATCACATCTTGGGTAGTAGCCCGCGGGGTGCAGAGCGGGATTGAATCCGCCAATAAATACATGATGCCGGCCTTGTTTATTCTATTTCTCATCTTGATGTTTCGATCGCTTACGCTGGACGGGGCGATGGCAGGAATCTCCTTTTTTCTCAGTCCAGACTTCTCCAAGCTGAGTTCGCAGACCATCCTGTATGCCCTGGGTCAATCGTTCTTCTCGCTGAGTGTAGGCGTATCCGTTATGGTGACCTACAGCTCTTATCTGGCAAAGAATGAGAGCCTGGTGCGTTCCGCAGGTTCGATCGTTGGCTTGAATCTGTTGGTCTCCCTGTTTGCGGGACTGGCCATTTTCCCTGCTGTATTCTCACTGGGGGTCGAGCCGACTGCAGGGCCGGGCTTGCTCTTTATTGTGCTGCCTTCTGTCTTTGAAAAGATTGCGCTTGGCAGCCTGTTCTTGTGGATTTTCCTGGCCTTGTTCCTATTTGCGACGTTGACGTCAGCGTTTTCGATGCTGGAAATCATCGTGGCTTCCCTGGCTAAAGGAGAAGAGAAAAAGCGCAAGTACCTCTCCTGGCTGATCGGGCTCTTCATCTTCATCGTGGGAATACCGTCGGCTCTGTCGTTTGGCGTTTGGAGCGAGTTTACCATCTTTGGAAAATCGATTTTTGATGCCATGGACTTTCTGGTCAGCAATATCCTGATGCCGCTGGGTGCTCTGCTCATTGCGGTGTTCGTGCCTTTGAAAATGAAGCGGGAGACCCTTCTTCATGAACTGAATGCAAGTACCTCCGCTGGGCGTAAGCTGTTTGTTCTGTGGCTGGTGCTGCTGAAATACGTGGCTCCGCTCGCGATCTTGTTTGTGTTTTTGAATTTGCTGGGAATTTTATAG
- a CDS encoding sporulation histidine kinase inhibitor Sda, whose translation MKYLSDQMLIEVYHRAVDLQLDSAFIELLRSELDHRGIRISQVSA comes from the coding sequence GTGAAATACTTGAGCGATCAAATGTTGATAGAAGTATATCATCGAGCTGTCGACCTTCAACTAGATTCTGCTTTTATTGAGCTGCTCCGTTCCGAATTAGACCACCGTGGTATCCGCATCTCACAGGTTAGCGCGTAA
- a CDS encoding MalY/PatB family protein, translated as MYDFDKRIDRTGTNSVKWETSNPDVNGEGMLPLWVADMDFACPPAVTEALIKRATHPIYGYPMKQKVYYEALQEWIQKRYGASVEQSWMTSVAGVVPGIHVAIDAFTAPEDKVLIQTPVYHPFAIAIENRGRQVVRSSLLEREGQYEMDWDDLAQKLCDERVKLMILCSPHNPVGRVWTRQELERLGSLCVENGVIVISDEIHADLVYEKGSHTPFYTLSPQIAEQSVTFHAASKTFNLAGLFTSYMLTPNTKLLKSFNQMAGKMGNEHINLFGMEAAVAAYRHGEEWLDELLVYLHGNAVYLHEFLKARIPQVTMNIPQATYLGWMDFRKLGLEPAELNRLLRQKAKLGLNDGAGFGTEGEGFQRINFACPRSLLVEAMERLEKAIHS; from the coding sequence ATGTACGATTTTGATAAGCGGATCGATCGCACAGGAACGAATAGCGTGAAGTGGGAGACGTCAAATCCTGACGTGAACGGAGAAGGGATGCTCCCTCTGTGGGTGGCTGACATGGACTTTGCCTGTCCGCCGGCCGTGACGGAGGCTCTCATCAAAAGGGCAACCCATCCGATCTACGGTTATCCGATGAAGCAAAAAGTTTACTATGAGGCGCTGCAGGAATGGATTCAAAAACGCTACGGGGCGTCCGTGGAGCAAAGCTGGATGACTAGTGTCGCTGGTGTCGTCCCTGGCATTCACGTAGCAATCGACGCATTCACGGCGCCGGAAGACAAGGTTCTGATCCAGACTCCGGTCTATCATCCGTTTGCCATTGCGATCGAGAATCGGGGGCGTCAGGTCGTACGGAGCAGCTTGCTGGAGCGCGAGGGGCAGTACGAGATGGATTGGGACGATCTTGCTCAAAAGCTTTGTGATGAGCGCGTCAAGCTGATGATTCTGTGCAGTCCGCACAATCCGGTAGGTCGAGTCTGGACGAGACAAGAGCTGGAACGCTTGGGGAGCTTGTGTGTGGAAAACGGCGTCATCGTTATTTCCGATGAGATTCACGCCGACCTTGTCTACGAAAAGGGGAGTCATACTCCGTTTTATACGCTGTCTCCGCAGATTGCCGAGCAAAGCGTTACCTTCCACGCCGCGAGCAAAACGTTTAATCTGGCAGGATTGTTTACGTCCTATATGCTCACTCCAAACACAAAGCTGCTCAAGAGCTTCAATCAAATGGCAGGAAAAATGGGGAACGAGCACATCAATCTATTCGGGATGGAAGCGGCTGTGGCTGCCTATCGCCACGGAGAAGAATGGCTGGACGAATTGCTGGTCTACTTGCATGGGAACGCTGTCTATCTCCATGAATTTCTGAAAGCGAGAATTCCACAGGTCACGATGAACATTCCGCAAGCGACGTACTTGGGCTGGATGGATTTTCGCAAGCTCGGATTGGAGCCCGCAGAATTGAATCGATTGCTCCGCCAGAAGGCCAAATTAGGCCTGAACGACGGGGCTGGGTTTGGTACGGAAGGAGAAGGATTCCAGCGGATCAACTTCGCTTGCCCGAGATCGCTATTGGTGGAGGCGATGGAGCGGTTGGAGAAGGCAATCCACAGCTAG
- a CDS encoding YlaN family protein, which yields MTEIKVPDLEQKALALLQADADKIYKLIDVQMENLTMPQCPLYEEVLDTQMFGLSREVEYAVRLGLIEEEIGREIMGSLERKLAHLHELYNQR from the coding sequence TTGACAGAAATTAAGGTTCCCGATCTGGAACAAAAAGCGCTAGCGTTGCTTCAAGCAGACGCGGACAAAATTTACAAGCTGATCGACGTACAGATGGAAAACCTGACCATGCCGCAGTGCCCGCTGTATGAAGAGGTATTGGATACACAAATGTTTGGGCTCTCCCGCGAAGTAGAGTATGCGGTTCGCCTGGGACTGATTGAAGAAGAGATCGGACGCGAAATTATGGGTTCCCTGGAACGCAAATTGGCCCATCTCCATGAACTGTATAACCAAAGGTAA
- a CDS encoding amidohydrolase → MNQEKVSTLLESVRDDVIQWRRHLHRHPELSFQEEKTAQFVYGLLHSFGNLELSRPTKTSVMARLIGNRPGKVIGLRADMDALAIAEENEFEYASQVPGVMHACGHDGHTAMLLGAAKVLSQVRDHIAGEVRFLFQHAEEMHPGGAQEMVKAGVTEGVDLMLGIHLMSHLPVGKIGLTYGAVTANSDRFDITIQGKGGHASTPNSSVDPVAIGAQVISSLQHIVSRNADPLEKLVVSVTNFHGGTGAYNVIPDRAQLSGSVRSFAPEMRELAVTSMERIIKGTTLAHGATYSFDYRYGYGSVVNDEAVTRSVEELIVDEWGEAVLLQLSPMMGGEDFSAFSDVVPSCFILVGAGNEEKGIVYPHHHPRFTVDEDALQDGVKLFVKYICKASAETSG, encoded by the coding sequence ATGAATCAAGAGAAAGTCTCTACCTTGCTTGAATCTGTGCGGGATGATGTGATCCAGTGGCGCCGCCACTTGCACAGACACCCCGAGCTGTCCTTTCAGGAGGAAAAAACGGCTCAATTTGTCTATGGGCTGCTGCATTCCTTTGGAAATCTGGAGCTGTCACGCCCTACCAAAACGAGTGTCATGGCGAGACTCATCGGGAATCGGCCAGGAAAAGTGATTGGCCTTCGCGCGGACATGGATGCGCTGGCCATTGCCGAAGAAAATGAATTCGAGTACGCCTCCCAGGTGCCAGGTGTGATGCATGCCTGTGGACACGACGGTCATACGGCCATGCTTTTAGGGGCAGCAAAAGTGCTCTCCCAGGTGCGCGATCACATCGCAGGAGAGGTGCGTTTTCTTTTTCAGCACGCGGAAGAAATGCATCCGGGCGGGGCGCAAGAGATGGTGAAAGCCGGCGTGACAGAGGGTGTCGATCTGATGCTGGGAATTCATCTGATGTCACATCTCCCTGTCGGCAAAATCGGGCTGACATACGGAGCGGTCACTGCTAATTCGGACCGGTTTGATATCACGATCCAAGGTAAGGGGGGGCATGCCTCGACTCCGAATTCGTCAGTCGATCCGGTAGCAATCGGAGCGCAGGTCATCTCCAGCTTGCAGCATATCGTTTCAAGGAACGCGGACCCACTCGAGAAGCTGGTCGTCTCCGTGACGAATTTTCACGGAGGGACAGGTGCGTACAATGTGATCCCGGATCGGGCACAGCTGAGCGGTTCGGTACGCAGCTTTGCACCTGAGATGAGGGAGCTGGCTGTCACCAGTATGGAGAGAATCATCAAAGGGACTACACTGGCACACGGCGCGACGTACAGCTTTGACTACCGCTACGGCTATGGCTCGGTTGTCAACGACGAGGCGGTCACGCGATCGGTTGAGGAACTGATTGTCGATGAATGGGGAGAAGCGGTGCTTTTACAGCTGTCACCGATGATGGGAGGCGAGGATTTTTCCGCCTTTTCCGATGTTGTGCCGAGCTGCTTTATCCTCGTGGGAGCAGGCAATGAAGAGAAGGGTATTGTCTATCCGCATCACCATCCGCGATTCACCGTGGATGAAGACGCGCTGCAAGACGGTGTCAAACTGTTTGTCAAGTACATTTGCAAGGCATCAGCAGAGACATCCGGGTAG
- a CDS encoding AbgT family transporter — protein MANGAAGMETELQKQKGILKWIETAGNKLPHPFMLFVILCGVLMVVSAILSAMNLSVIHPGKGEAVAVKNLLSVEGIHWILTSMLKNFVEFPALGLVLAMTLGIGLAEKVGLLTTVLRKMMSHVPTAIVSYAVVFVGVLGNLASDAAMVIIPPLGGLVFLAMGRHPIAGFAAGMAGVSSGFTANLFIAGTDALLSGISTSVAQTIDPKAHVTPVDNWFFMSASVFILAFIGGWITDKVIEPRLGTFKGDTSVEFDELTPQENKALRVTGIVALIFIAILAVLVVPEGSLLRDPKTGDFLTSPFLKGIIPIILLFFVTISFVYGKVMGLIKTSKDMPHYMSEAIKDMSGFIVLAFTAAQFIAFFNWSNIGILMAVHGADFMKSIGLTGLPIVIGFTLFTGICSLFITSGSALWAILAPVFMPMLMLLDYSPAFIQVAYRIADSATNTISPVNPYLPLILAFYQKYNKNAGMGTIFATMTPYAIVFLVVWIIQMAIWYFLDLPVGPGVYPR, from the coding sequence ATGGCAAATGGCGCAGCAGGAATGGAAACAGAGCTGCAAAAACAGAAAGGAATCTTGAAATGGATCGAAACGGCTGGGAACAAGCTTCCCCATCCGTTCATGCTCTTCGTCATCCTATGTGGGGTGCTGATGGTCGTCTCGGCGATCCTCTCGGCGATGAATTTATCGGTCATCCATCCAGGAAAAGGCGAAGCCGTCGCGGTCAAAAACCTGCTCAGTGTAGAAGGGATTCACTGGATTTTGACCAGCATGCTGAAAAACTTCGTGGAGTTTCCCGCTCTCGGTCTTGTCTTGGCGATGACGCTCGGGATCGGGCTGGCGGAAAAAGTGGGGCTATTGACAACCGTACTCCGCAAGATGATGTCACACGTGCCCACAGCGATCGTCAGTTACGCAGTCGTCTTCGTCGGAGTACTGGGAAACCTCGCCTCCGACGCAGCCATGGTGATCATCCCACCTCTGGGCGGACTTGTCTTTCTGGCCATGGGGCGTCATCCGATCGCCGGGTTCGCTGCCGGGATGGCAGGTGTTTCATCCGGATTCACAGCCAACCTGTTTATCGCGGGGACCGATGCTCTCTTGTCCGGTATCAGTACCTCTGTGGCCCAAACGATCGATCCGAAAGCTCATGTCACACCTGTTGACAACTGGTTCTTCATGTCTGCCTCAGTATTCATTTTGGCGTTTATCGGTGGATGGATTACGGACAAGGTGATTGAGCCGCGCCTGGGCACTTTCAAGGGAGACACCAGTGTGGAATTCGACGAGCTCACGCCGCAAGAAAACAAGGCGCTGCGCGTTACAGGGATCGTCGCTTTGATTTTCATCGCCATTCTTGCTGTGCTGGTCGTGCCGGAGGGATCGCTGCTTCGCGACCCGAAAACGGGCGATTTCTTGACCTCTCCGTTCTTGAAAGGCATCATTCCGATCATTCTCTTGTTCTTCGTGACCATTTCGTTCGTTTATGGAAAGGTAATGGGACTGATCAAGACTTCAAAGGACATGCCTCATTACATGTCTGAAGCGATCAAGGATATGTCCGGCTTTATCGTTCTGGCTTTCACAGCAGCTCAATTCATCGCCTTTTTCAACTGGAGCAACATCGGAATCCTGATGGCCGTGCACGGCGCTGACTTCATGAAGAGCATCGGACTTACAGGACTTCCGATCGTCATCGGATTTACACTGTTCACAGGGATTTGCAGCTTGTTCATTACGAGTGGATCCGCTCTGTGGGCGATTCTCGCTCCTGTGTTCATGCCGATGCTGATGCTTCTCGACTACAGCCCTGCCTTTATCCAGGTAGCCTACCGGATCGCTGATTCAGCCACGAATACGATCTCACCGGTGAATCCGTATCTGCCGCTTATTTTGGCCTTCTATCAAAAGTACAACAAGAATGCGGGGATGGGCACCATCTTCGCTACGATGACTCCGTACGCCATCGTCTTCCTGGTCGTCTGGATCATTCAGATGGCAATTTGGTACTTCCTTGACCTGCCAGTCGGTCCGGGTGTATATCCGCGTTAA
- a CDS encoding sigma-54 interaction domain-containing protein, translating to MSSSKQHSSLDTFLRIYEQILDRMNEGVHVIDVHGTTIVYNQKMTELESMTQQDVLHKPLSEVFQFPSGQESTLLTVLRTGKSIRNTRQTYFNDKQKEITTINNTYPIIENGQVVGAVEIADDITKMERLIRENLLEKNGSRYTFDQIIGRSTSILDVIESAKRAARTSSSVLVVGETGAGKELFVQSIHNASLRVSGPLISQNCAALPDSLIEGLLFGTARGAFTGAIERPGLFEQAEGGTLFLDEINSLSMPLQAKLLRALQEKSIRRIGDTKDRSIDVRIIAAINEDPIEAIANDHLRKDLYYRLGVVTLFIPPLRERKDDIPALVHHFIEKYNQLFQMEVVGISAEVQQFFNEHDWPGNVRELQHLIEGAMNLMFDETIIGYEHLPLHFLRRAPAAAVLADQQTQPAFLPFPDEGKSLKETMQEFETSYIHHVVDKYDGNISRAAKELQISRQSLQYRLRKLGIRG from the coding sequence GTGTCGTCTTCTAAGCAACATTCTTCACTCGACACGTTTCTGCGCATCTATGAACAAATACTGGACAGAATGAATGAAGGCGTACATGTGATTGATGTGCATGGTACGACCATCGTCTACAACCAGAAAATGACGGAGCTCGAGTCCATGACGCAGCAGGATGTCCTGCACAAGCCACTGTCGGAGGTCTTTCAATTTCCCAGCGGGCAGGAAAGCACACTGCTTACGGTCCTGCGTACTGGGAAAAGCATACGCAACACCAGGCAGACGTACTTCAATGACAAACAAAAAGAAATCACGACCATAAACAACACGTACCCGATCATCGAAAATGGACAGGTCGTCGGTGCGGTGGAAATCGCCGATGACATCACCAAAATGGAGCGGCTGATTCGCGAAAATTTGTTGGAGAAAAACGGATCCCGCTATACCTTTGATCAAATCATAGGCCGCAGCACGTCCATTCTGGATGTGATCGAGAGTGCCAAACGGGCTGCTCGCACCTCCTCCTCCGTTCTCGTGGTCGGAGAAACAGGCGCCGGCAAGGAGCTGTTTGTGCAAAGCATTCACAATGCTAGTTTGCGCGTATCCGGTCCGCTTATTTCGCAAAACTGTGCCGCCCTTCCAGACAGCCTGATTGAAGGGTTGCTGTTTGGAACAGCGCGTGGAGCCTTTACTGGGGCGATCGAGCGTCCCGGGTTGTTTGAGCAAGCTGAGGGCGGAACCCTTTTTCTCGATGAGATCAACTCGCTTAGTATGCCTCTGCAAGCCAAATTGTTACGAGCCTTGCAGGAGAAGTCCATTCGCCGGATTGGAGACACCAAAGACCGCTCTATAGATGTACGGATTATCGCGGCGATCAACGAAGACCCTATCGAGGCCATCGCCAACGACCATTTGCGCAAGGACTTGTACTATCGCTTGGGAGTCGTCACCTTGTTTATCCCACCGCTGCGGGAACGCAAGGATGACATTCCTGCGCTGGTACATCACTTCATTGAAAAATACAATCAGCTCTTTCAAATGGAGGTCGTCGGAATAAGCGCAGAGGTCCAACAGTTTTTCAATGAGCATGATTGGCCAGGTAATGTCCGCGAGCTGCAGCATCTCATCGAGGGGGCTATGAACCTGATGTTTGATGAGACGATCATCGGCTATGAACACCTGCCACTGCATTTTTTGCGCCGTGCTCCAGCAGCAGCCGTCCTCGCCGATCAGCAAACACAGCCGGCTTTCCTCCCTTTCCCGGATGAAGGCAAATCCTTGAAAGAGACGATGCAGGAATTTGAGACCTCGTACATTCACCATGTGGTAGATAAATACGATGGGAACATCTCACGAGCTGCAAAAGAGCTGCAAATCAGCCGGCAAAGCCTTCAATACCGGCTGCGCAAGCTTGGGATTCGGGGATGA